Proteins from one Dethiobacter alkaliphilus AHT 1 genomic window:
- a CDS encoding CoA-transferase subunit beta, with product MNYTTEELMATVIARQVKNGETIAVGTFSPIPSTAALLARESHAPDSDVYIMGSKDWWPFSEGSMEFFNMAQKGRFDYFFLSGAQIDRKGNINLHAIGDYDKPKVRLPGGAGSAMLYYMVKKVVLFKTDHSAKSFVEQVDFTTSSASSPPSVHRPGGLHFLVTPLAILVRNEDSGLLELYSVHPGHTAEEVQANTGFELPLFEGFAGSTEPPSEDELKLLRGPVRENVAKIYPAFAKKAFGA from the coding sequence GTGAACTATACCACGGAAGAATTAATGGCCACAGTGATTGCCCGGCAGGTAAAAAACGGGGAAACCATCGCTGTGGGTACTTTCTCCCCCATTCCTTCCACAGCGGCTCTGTTGGCCAGGGAAAGCCATGCGCCGGACAGTGATGTGTACATTATGGGGAGTAAAGATTGGTGGCCTTTTTCTGAAGGCAGCATGGAGTTTTTTAATATGGCTCAAAAAGGCCGTTTTGATTATTTCTTTTTAAGCGGGGCCCAGATTGACCGTAAGGGTAATATTAATTTGCATGCCATCGGCGATTATGATAAGCCGAAAGTCAGGCTGCCCGGCGGGGCAGGCTCGGCTATGCTTTATTACATGGTAAAGAAGGTTGTACTGTTTAAAACCGACCATTCCGCAAAATCCTTTGTGGAGCAGGTGGATTTCACCACCAGCAGTGCCTCCTCTCCTCCCTCCGTCCATCGTCCCGGTGGTTTACACTTTTTGGTAACACCGCTGGCTATTTTGGTGCGCAATGAGGATAGTGGTTTGTTGGAGTTGTACTCTGTACATCCCGGTCATACTGCTGAAGAAGTACAGGCTAATACTGGATTTGAACTGCCTTTGTTTGAAGGATTTGCCGGTTCAACGGAGCCTCCTTCAGAAGATGAACTGAAACTGCTGCGGGGACCTGTCCGGGAAAACGTGGCTAAAATTTATCCTGCCTTTGCTAAAAAAGCATTTGGCGCTTAA
- a CDS encoding SLC13 family permease yields the protein MSRSEGLKGFWLYMWQLHRQTKNVMKLNFSAKEQMMLAESEEERKEPADKTHYGIDENEVLPGGDRSPKEGMDVSHDYGPRQRIGLFLGPLLFFIFLIMPNPEGMSPEAQRVLASTAWIATWWITEAIPIPVTSLLPIVLFPLTGSMAVGDTTAPYANPNVFLFMGGFMIAVCMEKWNLHSRIALGIINFIGTSPNRLILGFMAATGFLSMWISNTATTMMMLPIGLAVILQVATLVEEQGIEGIDVRKGKFNFGTCLMLCIGYSASIGGVATLIGTPPNIIFAGAAEEMFGVTIGFAQWMAYGLPISVVFMLIAWLYMTRVAYPTKLKEIPGGREVIQSEMAELGTISREEKLVAGVFLFVALAWISRSFILETYFPMINDALIAILGAIITFLIPVNLKKGEFLNDWHTAVKVPWGILLLFGGGLAIAAGFSTTGLAEWIGMQLSALEGTAMILIVLAVVTLVIYLTEITSNTATTSMMMPIMAAMAAAMAVPPFTMMITAATAASYAFMLPVATPPNAVIFGSGYITIPQMVKAGAWLNILGVIVITLFAYFWLPIIF from the coding sequence ATGTCTCGGAGTGAAGGACTAAAAGGATTTTGGCTTTATATGTGGCAACTGCATCGACAAACAAAAAACGTAATGAAACTAAACTTTTCTGCCAAAGAGCAAATGATGTTGGCAGAATCCGAGGAAGAACGAAAAGAACCGGCAGATAAAACTCACTACGGTATAGACGAAAATGAGGTTTTACCAGGGGGAGATCGCAGTCCCAAAGAAGGAATGGATGTCAGCCACGATTACGGTCCGCGGCAGAGAATCGGATTGTTTCTGGGTCCCTTGCTCTTTTTTATCTTTTTAATAATGCCTAACCCTGAAGGCATGAGTCCGGAGGCACAGAGGGTATTGGCCAGCACGGCCTGGATTGCCACGTGGTGGATCACTGAAGCTATTCCCATTCCTGTCACCTCCTTGTTACCCATTGTACTTTTTCCTCTGACCGGCAGCATGGCGGTAGGAGATACGACTGCCCCCTATGCCAATCCCAATGTGTTTTTGTTTATGGGTGGATTTATGATTGCTGTTTGTATGGAAAAATGGAACTTACACTCACGCATTGCTTTGGGTATTATTAATTTTATTGGCACCAGCCCTAACCGGCTTATTCTGGGCTTTATGGCGGCTACCGGTTTTCTGTCCATGTGGATTTCCAATACCGCTACCACCATGATGATGCTGCCCATCGGCCTGGCTGTGATTTTACAGGTGGCTACTTTGGTTGAAGAACAAGGCATTGAAGGCATCGATGTTCGTAAGGGTAAGTTTAATTTCGGCACCTGCCTGATGCTTTGTATCGGCTATTCTGCATCCATCGGCGGTGTGGCCACTCTTATTGGTACTCCGCCCAACATTATTTTTGCCGGAGCAGCTGAGGAAATGTTTGGTGTTACCATTGGCTTTGCCCAGTGGATGGCTTACGGCTTGCCCATTTCAGTTGTCTTCATGTTAATTGCATGGCTGTATATGACACGGGTTGCCTATCCTACCAAATTAAAAGAAATTCCCGGTGGGCGTGAAGTAATTCAGTCGGAAATGGCTGAGTTGGGTACCATCTCCAGAGAAGAAAAATTGGTGGCCGGAGTTTTTCTCTTTGTGGCATTGGCCTGGATTAGCCGCTCTTTTATCCTGGAGACCTATTTCCCCATGATCAATGATGCCTTGATTGCTATCTTAGGGGCTATTATCACCTTCCTCATTCCCGTTAACCTGAAAAAAGGAGAGTTTTTAAACGACTGGCACACTGCGGTTAAGGTTCCCTGGGGAATTCTTTTGTTATTTGGTGGCGGCCTGGCCATTGCAGCAGGGTTTTCCACCACAGGCTTGGCTGAGTGGATCGGAATGCAGCTGTCTGCTTTGGAAGGTACTGCTATGATTTTGATTGTCCTGGCTGTGGTAACACTGGTAATTTATCTGACGGAGATCACCTCTAATACCGCCACCACTTCCATGATGATGCCCATTATGGCGGCAATGGCTGCTGCCATGGCTGTTCCTCCCTTTACTATGATGATTACTGCTGCTACCGCCGCTTCTTATGCTTTCATGTTGCCGGTGGCCACACCGCCCAATGCTGTAATCTTTGGCAGCGGCTATATTACCATCCCGCAAATGGTTAAGGCCGGCGCCTGGCTGAATATTTTGGGTGTAATAGTAATTACACTGTTTGCTTACTTCTGGTTACCCATAATCTTTTAA